A single window of Mustela erminea isolate mMusErm1 chromosome 4, mMusErm1.Pri, whole genome shotgun sequence DNA harbors:
- the DYNLT1 gene encoding dynein light chain Tctex-type 1 encodes MEDYQAAEETAFVVDEVSNIVKEAIESAIGGNAYQHSKVNQWTTNVVEQTLSQLTKLGKPFKYIVTCVIMQKNGAGLHTASSCFWDSSTDGSCTVRWENKTMYCIVSAFGLSI; translated from the exons ATGGAAGACTACCAGGCTGCGGAGGAG ACTGCTTTTGTCGTCGATGAAGTGAGCAACATTGTAAAAGAG GCTATAGAGAGCGCGATCGGTGGCAATGCCTACCAGCACAGCAAAGTGAATCAGTGGACCACAAACGTAGTAGAACAAACTTTAAGCCAACTCACCAAGCTGGGAAAGCCATTTAAGTACATCG TGACCTGTGTGATTATGCAGAAGAACGGAGCGGGGCTGCACACGGCGAGTTCCTGCTTCTGGGACAGCTCTACGGACG GCAGCTGCACCGTGCGGTGGGAGAACAAGACCATGTACTGCATCGTCAGCGCCTTCGGGCTGTCCATCTGA
- the TMEM181 gene encoding transmembrane protein 181 isoform X3: MPPRIPRLAPMRLYTLSKRHFVLVFVVFFVCFGLTVFVGIRGPKVIQTSAANFSLNNSKKLKPIQILSNPLSTYNQQLWLTCVVELDQSKETSIQTSFLMTVKVDGVAQDGTTMFIHNKVHNRTRTLTCAGKCAEIIVAHLGYLNYTQYTVIVGFEHLKLPIKEMNFTWKTYDPAFSQLEIWFRFVFVVLTFIVTCLFAHSLRKFSMRDWGMEQKWMSILLPLLLLYNDPFFPLSFLVNSWFPGMLDDLFQSVFLCALLLFWLCVYHGVRVQGERKCLTFYLPKFFIVGLLWLASVTLGIWQTVNELHDPMYQYRVDTGNFQGMKIFFMVVAAVYVLYLLFLIVRACSELRHMPYVDLRLKFLTALTFVVLVISIVILYLRFGAQVLQDNFVAELSTHYQNSAEFLSFYGLLNFYLYTLAFVYSPSKNALYESQLKDNPAFSMLNDSDDDVIYGSDYEEMPLQNGQAIRAQYKEASESD, translated from the exons GACCCAAAGTAATCCAGACTTCTGCAGCCAATTTTTCactaaataatagtaaaaag CTGAAGCCAATTCAAATCCTTTCAAATCCGCTGTCTACCTATAATCAGCAGCTGTGGCTGACGTGTGTTGTGGAGCTGGATCAGTCGAAAG aaACATCAATTCAGACAAGCTTCCTCATGACTGTTAAAGTCGATGGGGTAGCTCAAGATGGAACCACCATGTTCATTCATAACAAAGTTCACAATCGGACAAGGACCCTCACCTGTGCAGGG AAGTGTGCAGAAATTATTGTGGCTCACCTCGGCTACTTGAACTACACGCAGTATACCGTGATTGTGGGATTTGAACACCTGAAGCTACCCATCAAGGAAATGAACTTCACG TGGAAGACTTATGACCCTGCATTTTCCCAGCTGGAAATTTGGTTCCGATTCGTCTTCGTGGTGCTCACCTTCATTGTCACT TGCCTGTTTGCACATTCCCTCCGGAAGTTTTCCATGCGAGACTGGGGGATGGAGCAGAAGTGGATGTCCATTCTTttgcctctgctgctgctttaCAATG ATCCATTCTTCCCGCTCTCCTTTCTGGTGAACAGCTGGTTTCCAGGCATGCTGGACGACCTCTTCCAGTCCGTGTTCCTCTGTGCCTTGCTGCTCTTCTGGCTGTGTGTGTATCACGGGGTCCGCGTCCAG ggagaaagGAAGTGTTTGACTTTCTATTTGCCTAAATTCTTCATTGTTGGACTATTGTGGTTGGCTTCTGTCACATTGGGAATATGGCAGAC AGTTAATGAATTACATGATCCAATGTACCAGTATCGAGTTGACACAGGAAATTTTCAG GGAATGAAGATTTTCTTCATGGTCGTGGCGGCTGTGTATGTTTTATACCTTCTGTTCTTGATAGTGCGGGCCTGTTCTGAGCTACGTCACATGCCTTATGTAG atctCAGGTTAAAATTTTTGACTGCATTGACTTTTGTAGTGCTCGTCATTAG CATCGTCATCCTGTACTTGCGGTTTGGAGCGCAAGTACTGCAAGACAATTTCGTAGCCGAACTGTCCACGCACTACCAGAACT CAGCTGAATTCTTATCTTTCTATGGCCTGTTGAACTTTTACCTCTACACTCTGGCCTTCGTGTATTCTCCATCGAAGAACGCCCTGTACG AGTCCCAGCTGAAAGACAACCCTGCCTTCTCCATGCTGAATGACTCGGACGATGACGTGATCTACGG GAGTGACTATGAAGAAATGCCCCTGCAGAACGGCCAGGCCATCCGGGCGCAGTACAAGGAGGCCTCCGAGAGCGACTGA
- the TMEM181 gene encoding transmembrane protein 181 isoform X5, with protein sequence MRLYTLSKRHFVLVFVVFFVCFGLTVFVGIRGPKVIQTSAANFSLNNSKKLKPIQILSNPLSTYNQQLWLTCVVELDQSKETSIQTSFLMTVKVDGVAQDGTTMFIHNKVHNRTRTLTCAGKCAEIIVAHLGYLNYTQYTVIVGFEHLKLPIKEMNFTWKTYDPAFSQLEIWFRFVFVVLTFIVTCLFAHSLRKFSMRDWGMEQKWMSILLPLLLLYNDPFFPLSFLVNSWFPGMLDDLFQSVFLCALLLFWLCVYHGVRVQGERKCLTFYLPKFFIVGLLWLASVTLGIWQTVNELHDPMYQYRVDTGNFQGMKIFFMVVAAVYVLYLLFLIVRACSELRHMPYVDLRLKFLTALTFVVLVISIVILYLRFGAQVLQDNFVAELSTHYQNSAEFLSFYGLLNFYLYTLAFVYSPSKNALYESQLKDNPAFSMLNDSDDDVIYGSDYEEMPLQNGQAIRAQYKEASESD encoded by the exons GACCCAAAGTAATCCAGACTTCTGCAGCCAATTTTTCactaaataatagtaaaaag CTGAAGCCAATTCAAATCCTTTCAAATCCGCTGTCTACCTATAATCAGCAGCTGTGGCTGACGTGTGTTGTGGAGCTGGATCAGTCGAAAG aaACATCAATTCAGACAAGCTTCCTCATGACTGTTAAAGTCGATGGGGTAGCTCAAGATGGAACCACCATGTTCATTCATAACAAAGTTCACAATCGGACAAGGACCCTCACCTGTGCAGGG AAGTGTGCAGAAATTATTGTGGCTCACCTCGGCTACTTGAACTACACGCAGTATACCGTGATTGTGGGATTTGAACACCTGAAGCTACCCATCAAGGAAATGAACTTCACG TGGAAGACTTATGACCCTGCATTTTCCCAGCTGGAAATTTGGTTCCGATTCGTCTTCGTGGTGCTCACCTTCATTGTCACT TGCCTGTTTGCACATTCCCTCCGGAAGTTTTCCATGCGAGACTGGGGGATGGAGCAGAAGTGGATGTCCATTCTTttgcctctgctgctgctttaCAATG ATCCATTCTTCCCGCTCTCCTTTCTGGTGAACAGCTGGTTTCCAGGCATGCTGGACGACCTCTTCCAGTCCGTGTTCCTCTGTGCCTTGCTGCTCTTCTGGCTGTGTGTGTATCACGGGGTCCGCGTCCAG ggagaaagGAAGTGTTTGACTTTCTATTTGCCTAAATTCTTCATTGTTGGACTATTGTGGTTGGCTTCTGTCACATTGGGAATATGGCAGAC AGTTAATGAATTACATGATCCAATGTACCAGTATCGAGTTGACACAGGAAATTTTCAG GGAATGAAGATTTTCTTCATGGTCGTGGCGGCTGTGTATGTTTTATACCTTCTGTTCTTGATAGTGCGGGCCTGTTCTGAGCTACGTCACATGCCTTATGTAG atctCAGGTTAAAATTTTTGACTGCATTGACTTTTGTAGTGCTCGTCATTAG CATCGTCATCCTGTACTTGCGGTTTGGAGCGCAAGTACTGCAAGACAATTTCGTAGCCGAACTGTCCACGCACTACCAGAACT CAGCTGAATTCTTATCTTTCTATGGCCTGTTGAACTTTTACCTCTACACTCTGGCCTTCGTGTATTCTCCATCGAAGAACGCCCTGTACG AGTCCCAGCTGAAAGACAACCCTGCCTTCTCCATGCTGAATGACTCGGACGATGACGTGATCTACGG GAGTGACTATGAAGAAATGCCCCTGCAGAACGGCCAGGCCATCCGGGCGCAGTACAAGGAGGCCTCCGAGAGCGACTGA
- the TMEM181 gene encoding transmembrane protein 181 isoform X4 — MEPLAPMRLYTLSKRHFVLVFVVFFVCFGLTVFVGIRGPKVIQTSAANFSLNNSKKLKPIQILSNPLSTYNQQLWLTCVVELDQSKETSIQTSFLMTVKVDGVAQDGTTMFIHNKVHNRTRTLTCAGKCAEIIVAHLGYLNYTQYTVIVGFEHLKLPIKEMNFTWKTYDPAFSQLEIWFRFVFVVLTFIVTCLFAHSLRKFSMRDWGMEQKWMSILLPLLLLYNDPFFPLSFLVNSWFPGMLDDLFQSVFLCALLLFWLCVYHGVRVQGERKCLTFYLPKFFIVGLLWLASVTLGIWQTVNELHDPMYQYRVDTGNFQGMKIFFMVVAAVYVLYLLFLIVRACSELRHMPYVDLRLKFLTALTFVVLVISIVILYLRFGAQVLQDNFVAELSTHYQNSAEFLSFYGLLNFYLYTLAFVYSPSKNALYESQLKDNPAFSMLNDSDDDVIYGSDYEEMPLQNGQAIRAQYKEASESD; from the exons GACCCAAAGTAATCCAGACTTCTGCAGCCAATTTTTCactaaataatagtaaaaag CTGAAGCCAATTCAAATCCTTTCAAATCCGCTGTCTACCTATAATCAGCAGCTGTGGCTGACGTGTGTTGTGGAGCTGGATCAGTCGAAAG aaACATCAATTCAGACAAGCTTCCTCATGACTGTTAAAGTCGATGGGGTAGCTCAAGATGGAACCACCATGTTCATTCATAACAAAGTTCACAATCGGACAAGGACCCTCACCTGTGCAGGG AAGTGTGCAGAAATTATTGTGGCTCACCTCGGCTACTTGAACTACACGCAGTATACCGTGATTGTGGGATTTGAACACCTGAAGCTACCCATCAAGGAAATGAACTTCACG TGGAAGACTTATGACCCTGCATTTTCCCAGCTGGAAATTTGGTTCCGATTCGTCTTCGTGGTGCTCACCTTCATTGTCACT TGCCTGTTTGCACATTCCCTCCGGAAGTTTTCCATGCGAGACTGGGGGATGGAGCAGAAGTGGATGTCCATTCTTttgcctctgctgctgctttaCAATG ATCCATTCTTCCCGCTCTCCTTTCTGGTGAACAGCTGGTTTCCAGGCATGCTGGACGACCTCTTCCAGTCCGTGTTCCTCTGTGCCTTGCTGCTCTTCTGGCTGTGTGTGTATCACGGGGTCCGCGTCCAG ggagaaagGAAGTGTTTGACTTTCTATTTGCCTAAATTCTTCATTGTTGGACTATTGTGGTTGGCTTCTGTCACATTGGGAATATGGCAGAC AGTTAATGAATTACATGATCCAATGTACCAGTATCGAGTTGACACAGGAAATTTTCAG GGAATGAAGATTTTCTTCATGGTCGTGGCGGCTGTGTATGTTTTATACCTTCTGTTCTTGATAGTGCGGGCCTGTTCTGAGCTACGTCACATGCCTTATGTAG atctCAGGTTAAAATTTTTGACTGCATTGACTTTTGTAGTGCTCGTCATTAG CATCGTCATCCTGTACTTGCGGTTTGGAGCGCAAGTACTGCAAGACAATTTCGTAGCCGAACTGTCCACGCACTACCAGAACT CAGCTGAATTCTTATCTTTCTATGGCCTGTTGAACTTTTACCTCTACACTCTGGCCTTCGTGTATTCTCCATCGAAGAACGCCCTGTACG AGTCCCAGCTGAAAGACAACCCTGCCTTCTCCATGCTGAATGACTCGGACGATGACGTGATCTACGG GAGTGACTATGAAGAAATGCCCCTGCAGAACGGCCAGGCCATCCGGGCGCAGTACAAGGAGGCCTCCGAGAGCGACTGA
- the TMEM181 gene encoding transmembrane protein 181 isoform X2 — translation MTTLRCREVTLAPMRLYTLSKRHFVLVFVVFFVCFGLTVFVGIRGPKVIQTSAANFSLNNSKKLKPIQILSNPLSTYNQQLWLTCVVELDQSKETSIQTSFLMTVKVDGVAQDGTTMFIHNKVHNRTRTLTCAGKCAEIIVAHLGYLNYTQYTVIVGFEHLKLPIKEMNFTWKTYDPAFSQLEIWFRFVFVVLTFIVTCLFAHSLRKFSMRDWGMEQKWMSILLPLLLLYNDPFFPLSFLVNSWFPGMLDDLFQSVFLCALLLFWLCVYHGVRVQGERKCLTFYLPKFFIVGLLWLASVTLGIWQTVNELHDPMYQYRVDTGNFQGMKIFFMVVAAVYVLYLLFLIVRACSELRHMPYVDLRLKFLTALTFVVLVISIVILYLRFGAQVLQDNFVAELSTHYQNSAEFLSFYGLLNFYLYTLAFVYSPSKNALYESQLKDNPAFSMLNDSDDDVIYGSDYEEMPLQNGQAIRAQYKEASESD, via the exons GACCCAAAGTAATCCAGACTTCTGCAGCCAATTTTTCactaaataatagtaaaaag CTGAAGCCAATTCAAATCCTTTCAAATCCGCTGTCTACCTATAATCAGCAGCTGTGGCTGACGTGTGTTGTGGAGCTGGATCAGTCGAAAG aaACATCAATTCAGACAAGCTTCCTCATGACTGTTAAAGTCGATGGGGTAGCTCAAGATGGAACCACCATGTTCATTCATAACAAAGTTCACAATCGGACAAGGACCCTCACCTGTGCAGGG AAGTGTGCAGAAATTATTGTGGCTCACCTCGGCTACTTGAACTACACGCAGTATACCGTGATTGTGGGATTTGAACACCTGAAGCTACCCATCAAGGAAATGAACTTCACG TGGAAGACTTATGACCCTGCATTTTCCCAGCTGGAAATTTGGTTCCGATTCGTCTTCGTGGTGCTCACCTTCATTGTCACT TGCCTGTTTGCACATTCCCTCCGGAAGTTTTCCATGCGAGACTGGGGGATGGAGCAGAAGTGGATGTCCATTCTTttgcctctgctgctgctttaCAATG ATCCATTCTTCCCGCTCTCCTTTCTGGTGAACAGCTGGTTTCCAGGCATGCTGGACGACCTCTTCCAGTCCGTGTTCCTCTGTGCCTTGCTGCTCTTCTGGCTGTGTGTGTATCACGGGGTCCGCGTCCAG ggagaaagGAAGTGTTTGACTTTCTATTTGCCTAAATTCTTCATTGTTGGACTATTGTGGTTGGCTTCTGTCACATTGGGAATATGGCAGAC AGTTAATGAATTACATGATCCAATGTACCAGTATCGAGTTGACACAGGAAATTTTCAG GGAATGAAGATTTTCTTCATGGTCGTGGCGGCTGTGTATGTTTTATACCTTCTGTTCTTGATAGTGCGGGCCTGTTCTGAGCTACGTCACATGCCTTATGTAG atctCAGGTTAAAATTTTTGACTGCATTGACTTTTGTAGTGCTCGTCATTAG CATCGTCATCCTGTACTTGCGGTTTGGAGCGCAAGTACTGCAAGACAATTTCGTAGCCGAACTGTCCACGCACTACCAGAACT CAGCTGAATTCTTATCTTTCTATGGCCTGTTGAACTTTTACCTCTACACTCTGGCCTTCGTGTATTCTCCATCGAAGAACGCCCTGTACG AGTCCCAGCTGAAAGACAACCCTGCCTTCTCCATGCTGAATGACTCGGACGATGACGTGATCTACGG GAGTGACTATGAAGAAATGCCCCTGCAGAACGGCCAGGCCATCCGGGCGCAGTACAAGGAGGCCTCCGAGAGCGACTGA